A genomic stretch from Juglans microcarpa x Juglans regia isolate MS1-56 chromosome 3S, Jm3101_v1.0, whole genome shotgun sequence includes:
- the LOC121258312 gene encoding phosphatidylinositol 4-kinase alpha 1 isoform X1, with protein MEALKELCDLVAQNPTLFSDKLAWLCNRCPQPESLFAGSPRVSRSQLNAVLAVSRFLSKCSDFSDPRPKSVVLGFLRSVPFSFAGSFWPQSFTTDSIASFFCDFLSYISNAAELSSDFSTEIAGFTGDAVLSAISENSSIARVFLTALAQSFLPILPSDADKLVTCLIDQLAIPVPVPGTPREQVATSNSATSSTQSSPLSANHYQPNESASPGNEVSHVSGSTSSSRVGDEATSATSSRGSMVMNGGSIVWKSGVDQLALNLGFNDGGGGEATFRQQVASFEEESIESLEKQEIAFKLIAHVLDKVHIDSRLSDQVRLIVKKQLQSLSFFLKIRKRDWNEQGVLLKGRINTKLSAYQAAAKLQIKSIVVLDSDGKFTKRLVHEAVALLIDAAEACLLSVWRKLRSCEELFDSLLAGVAQVSVARGGQPLRVLLIRLKPIALAVCAQQADTWGSSQGAMFESVMKTSCQIIESCWTKDRAPVDTYIMGLATSIRERNDYEEQGNKEKQAIPVVQLNVIRLLADLNVAVKKSEVVDMILPLFVESLEEGDASTPSLLRLRLLDAVSRIASLGFEKSYRETVVLMTRSYLGKLSSLGSAESRTVPPEATTERVETLPAGFLLIASGLMSVKLRSDYRHRLLSLCSDVGLAAESKSGRSGADFLGPLLPAVAEICSDFNPTIDVEPSLLKLFRNLWFYFALFGLAPPIQNFQVPTKSMSSTLNSVGSMGAIALQAVGGPYMWNTQWSSSVQRIAQGTPPLVVSSVKWLEDELELNALHNPGSRRGSGNEKAAVTQRAALSAALGGRVDVAAMSTISGVKATYLLAVAFLEIIRFNSNGGILNGGTTVTTSRSAFSCVFEYLKTPNLMPAVFQCLTAIVHRAFETAVSWLDDRISDTGDQAEVRESILFAHTCFLIKSMSRREEHIRDIAVNLLTQFRDRFPQVLWNSSCLDSLLFSIHNESPSAVVNDPAWMVAVRSLYQKIVREWIIKSLSYAPCTSQGLLQEKLCKANTWQRAQHTTDVVSLLSEIRIGTGKSDCWTGIQTANIPAVMAAAAAASGANLKLTEAFNLEVLSTGIVSATVKCNHAGEITGMRNACSTFGFQSGASTGFGLGAGFQRLISGAFPQQSQAEDDLYDGWLLTNFVRLLQQFVNTAEKGGELDKSQFRKICSQATALLLSNLGSDSKSNVEGFSQLLRLLCWCPAYISTPDAMETGVFIWTWLVSAAPQLGSLVLAELVDAWLWTIDTKRGLFASEARCSGPSAKLKPHLAPGEPETPPEIDPVEQIIAHRLWLGFLIDRFEVVRHNSIEQLLLLGRLLQGTTKFPWNFSRHPAATGTFFTVMLMGLKFCSCQSQGNLQNFKAGLQLLEDRIYRASLGWFAYEPEWYDMNNMSFALSEAQSVSVFVQYLSNERVDQSESKARPRENGSSLIDVNDQYHPVWGQMENYTIGREKRKQLLLMLCQHEADRLEIWAQPLNSKETTSRSKINSEKWIEYARTAFSVDPRISFSLASRFPTNTHLKAEITQLVQSHILDIRCIPEALPYFVTPKAADENSALLQQLPHWAACSITQALEFLTPAYKGHPRVMAYVLRVLESYPPERVTFFMPQLVQALRYDEERLVEGYLLRAAQRSDIFAHILIWHLQGETCGPESGKDAAAGKVCPHNSSFQALLPSVRQHIIDEFSPKALDMFQREFDFFDKVTSISGVLFPLPKEERRAGIRRELEKIEVEGEDLYLPTAPNKLVRGIRVDSGIPLQSAAKVPIMITFNVVDRDGDYSNIKPQACIFKVGDDCRQDVLALQVIALLRDIFEAVGLNLYLFPYGVLPTGPERGIIEVVPNTRSRSQMGETTDGGLFEIFQQDYGPVGSPSFEAARQNFIISSAGYAVASLLLQPKDRHNGNLLFDNEGRLVHIDFGFILETSPGGNMRFESAHFKLSHEMTQLLDPSGVMKSETWNQFVSLCVKGYLAARRYMDGIINTVLLMLDSGLPCFSRGDPIGNLRRRFHPEMSEREAAIFMMRVCTDAYNKWTTAGYDLIQYLQQGIEK; from the exons ATGGAGGCTCTGAAGGAGCTCTGCGACCTGGTCGCTCAGAACCCGACCCTTTTCTCTGACAAGCTCGCGTGGTTGTGCAACCGGTGCCCCCAACCCGAGTCCCTTTTTGCCGGATCTCCTCGGGTCTCCCGCTCTCAGCTCAATGCTGTCCTCGCCGTCTCCCGCTTCCTCTCCAAATGCTCCGATTTCTCCGATCCCCGACCAAAATCCGTCGTCCTCGGGTTCCTCCGCTCCGTTCCCTTCTCGTTTGCGGGGTCTTTTTGGCCTCAATCCTTCACCACAGACTCGATCGCCTCCTTCTTCTGCGATTTCCTGAGCTACATCTCCAATGCCGCTGAATTGTCCTCCGATTTTTCCACAGAGATCGCAGGGTTCACCGGAGACGCTGTGTTATCGGCAATTAGTGAGAATTCCTCGATTGCTAGGGTTTTCTTAACAGCCTTGGCGCAGAGTTTCCTGCCCATTTTGCCCTCCGATGCCGATAAATTGGTCACTTGCCTCATCGATCAACTCGCGATCCCGGTCCCAGTCCCCGGCACACCGAGAGAGCAAGTTGCAACGTCGAATTCTGCGACTTCATCGACGCAGAGCTCCCCGTTGAGCGCGAACCATTACCAGCCGAATGAGAGTGCGAGTCCCGGAAATGAGGTGAGCCACGTGTCCGGTTCAACCTCCAGTTCGAGGGTTGGGGACGAGGCCACGAGTGCGACGTCATCGAGGGGTTCGATGGTGATGAATGGGGGAAGCATCGTCTGGAAGAGTGGGGTCGATCAGTTGGCTCTGAATCTGGGGTTCAATGATGGGGGTGGAGGTGAAGCTACGTTTAGGCAACAGGTCGCTTCGTTCGAGGAGGAGTCCATTGAGAGCTTGGAAAAGCAGGAGATTGCATTCAAACTCATTGCGCATGTTTTGGATAAGGTCCATATTGATTCTAGACTTTCTGATCAGGTGAGGTTGATTGTGAAGAAGCAGCTCcaatctttatctttttttctgaAG ATTCGGAAGCGGGATTGGAACGAACAGGGGGTGCTTTTGAAAGGCAGAATCAATACGAAGCTATCGGCTTATCAGGCTGCGGCTAAGTTGCAAATTAAGAGTATTGTGGTCCTTGACTCTGACGGAAAATTCACTAAGAGGTTGGTGCACGAGGCAGTTGCATTGCTGATTGACGCGGCAGAAGCTTGTTTGCTCTCGGTATGGCGCAAGCTGAGATCTTGTGAAGAGCTCTTTGACTCCTTGCTCGCAGGGGTTGCACAAGTTTCTGTGGCTCGAGGAGGTCAACCACTCCGTGTTTTGCTCATCCGCCTTAAGCCCATTGCGCTGGCTGTCTGTGCACAG CAGGCTGATACTTGGGGCAGCAGCCAGGGAGCTATGTTTGAGAGTGTCATGAAGACTAGTTGTCAGATAATTGAATCTTGCTGGACCAAGGATCGGGCTCCTGTGGACACATATATCATGGGATTGGCTACAAGTATACGTGAACGGAACGATTATGAGGAACAG GGTAATAAGGAAAAACAGGCAATTCCTGTAGTGCAACTCAATGTTATACGCTTACTAGCTGACTTAAATGTGGCTGTAAAAAAATCCGAAGTGGTGGACATGATATTACCCCTTTTCGTTGAAAGCTTAGAAGAGGGTGATGCCTCAACTCCTAGTTTATTGCGACTCAGA CTTCTTGATGCTGTATCTCGAATTGCAAGCCTAGGGTTCGAGAAGTCCTATCGTGAGACAGTAGTTCTGATGACAAGAAGTTACTTAGGTAAACTCTCAAGTCTAGGATCTGCTGAAAGCAGAACAGTTCCACCTGAAGCCACAACAGAACGCGTTGAG ACTCTTCCTGCAGGATTTCTTCTGATTGCTAGTGGTCTTATGAGTGTGAAACTGCGCTCAGACTATCGTCACCGTTTGCTATCTTTATGCTCGGACGTAGGCCTGGCTGCTGAGTCCAAAAGTGGAAG GAGTGGAGCAGATTTTCTGGGGCCTCTGCTTCCTGCTGTTGCTGAAATATGTTCCGACTTTAATCCTACTATAGATGTGGAACCTTCACTTTTGAAGTTATTTCGCAACTTGTGGTTCTATTTTGCACTTTTTGGCTTAGCACCACCCATACAGAATTTTCAAGTACCAACAAAGTCAATGTCCAGTACACTGAATAGCGTGGGAAGCATGGGTGCTATTGCTCTCCAAGCTGTGGGTGGACCATACATGTGGAATACACAGTGGTCTTCTTCTGTTCAGCGTATTGCTCAAGGGACTCCTCCACTA GTTGTTAGCTCGGTGAAATGGCTCGAAGATGAGTTAGAACTCAATGCTCTTCACAACCCAGGCAGTCGTCGAGGGAGTGGCAACGAGAAAGCTGCTGTGACCCAGAGGGCTGCTCTTTCTGCTGCTCTTGGAGGACGAGTTGATGTTGCAGCAATGAGCACAATTTCAG GTGTAAAGGCTACCTATCTCCTTGCAGTAGCTTTTCTAGAGATTATACGCTTTAACAGCAATGGTGGCATCCTCAATGGTGGGACTACTGTGACTACTTCTAGAAGTGCCTTCAGTTGTGTCTTTGAATACCTAAAAACTCCCAATCTTATGCCGGCTGTCTTCCAGTGTTTAACAGCAATTGTCCACAGGGCATTTGAAACGGCAGTATCGTGGCTG GACGATCGAATATCTGATACAGGAGACCAAGCTGAGGTCAGAGAATCTATTCTATTTGCCCATACCTGTTTTCTTATCAAAAGTATGTCTCGGAGAGAGGAACACATACGGGATATTGCTGTCAACCTGTTGACTCAATTTAGAGATAGGTTTCCACAG GTTTTATGGAATTCATCTTGTCTAGATTCTCTGCTATTCTCAATTCATAACGAGTCACCTTCTGCTGTTGTCAATGATCCTGCTTGGATGGTGGCAGTTCGTTCTTTGTACCAAAAGATAGTTCGAGAATGGATCATCAAATCACTTTCATATGCTCCTTGTACTAGCCAGGGTCTTCTACAG GAAAAGCTTTGCAAAGCAAACACATGGCAAAGAGCTCAGCATACAACTGATGTGGTTTCTCTATTATCTGAGATAAGAATTGGAACAGGTAAAAGTGATTGCTGGACAGGCATACAAACTGCAAACATTCCGGCAGTTatggctgctgctgctgctgcatcaGGAGCAAACTTAAAATTAACAGAGGCATTTAACTTGGAGGTACTCAGTACTGGTATAGTTAGTGCAACAGTGAAATGCAACCATGCTGGAGAAATTACTGGCATGAGAAACGCGTGTAGTACCTTTGGATTTCAATCAGGGGCTTCAACAGGCTTTGGGCTTGGGGCTGGTTTTCAAAGGTTGATATCCGGAGCATTTCCTCAACAGTCACAGGCTGAGGATGATTTATATGATGGGTGGTTACTTACGAACTTTGTGCGTTTACTTCAACAATTTGTTAACACTGCAGAAAAAGGTGGGGAATTGGACAAGTCGCAATTTCGAAAAATTTGTTCTCAGGCCACTGCATTACTTCTGTCAAATCTG GGTTCTGATTCAAAATCAAATGTCGAGGGCTTCTCACAACTCCTACGTCTTCTTTGTTGGTGTCCGGCTTACATTTCTACACCTGATGCAATGGAAACTGGTGTTTTCATTTGGACGTGGTTAGTTTCTGCTGCACCTCAACTGGGATCTTTAGTACTTGCCGAGCTTGTTGATGCATGGTTATGGACAATTGATACAAAGCGAGGCCTTTTTGCATCTGAAGCAAGGTGTTCAGGCCCTTCTGCAAAACTAAAGCCTCACCTTGCTCCTGGGGAGCCAGAAACACCACCTGAAATTGATCCTGTTGAGCAAATAATTGCTCATAGACTATGGCTTGGATTTTTAATTGATCGCTTTGAG GTAGTTCGACACAACAGCATAGAGCAACTCCTGCTCCTTGGTCGGCTGCTGCAGGGGACCACAAAATTCCCTTGGAATTTTTCACGCCATCCTGCAGCCACTGGTACTTTTTTCACAGTGATGCTTATGGGGCTAAAGTTCTGCTCATGCCAGTCCCAAGGCAATCTGCAGAACTTTAAAGCAGGGCTTCAGCTTTTGGAGGATCGAATTTATAG GGCCTCTTTGGGCTGGTTTGCTTATGAGCCCGAATGGTATGACATGAACAACATGAGTTTTGCCCTTAGTGAGGCTCAATCTGTCTCTGTATTTGTTCAGTATCTTTCAAATGAGAGAGTAGATCAGTCTGAATCAAAAGCACGACCACGTGAAAACGGAAGTTCGTTGATTGATGTG AATGATCAGTATCACCCTGTCTGGGGCCAGATGGAGAACTACACAATcggaagagaaaagagaaagcaGCTACTCTTAATGCTATGCCAGCATGAGGCCGACAGGCTTGAAATTTGGGCTCAACCCCTTAACTCAAA GGAAACTACCTCCCGGTCTAAAATTAACTCAGAGAAATGGATTGAGTACGCTAGGACAGCTTTTTCTGTGGATCCTCGGATTTCCTTTTCCTTGGCATCAAGGTTCCCAACAAACACACATTTGAAAGCTGAAATAACTCAACTGGTTCAG TCACATATATTGGACATCCGCTGCATACCTGAAGCATTGCCCTATTTTGTCACCCCAAAGGCAGCTGATGAGAATTCTGCACTTCTGCAACAATTGCCACACTGGGCTGCTTGTTCAATTACTCAAGCTCTTGAGTTCCTCACTCCTGCTTATAAGGGTCATCCACGTGTTATGGCATATGTGCTTAGGGTTCTGGAGTCCTATCCTCCTGAACGAGTAACCTTCTTCATGCCACAGCTTGTGCAGGCTCTGCGATATGATGAAGAG AGGTTGGTTGAAGGATATTTGCTTAGAGCAGCTCAAAGGAGTGATATATTTGCTCATATTCTGATCTGGCATCTACAG GGTGAAACGTGTGGACCAGAATCAGGTAAAGATGCTGCCGCTGGGAAGGTATGTCCTCAT AATAGTTCGTTTCAAGCACTGTTGCCAAGTGTTAGACAGCATATTATCGATGAATTTTCTCCCAAAGCACTTGACATGTTTCAAAGAGAATTTGATTTCTTCGACAAAGTTACATCGATTTCTGGCGTACTTTTTCCACTCCCCAAGGAAGAACGCCGAGCTGGTATCCGGAG AGAGTTGGAGAAAATTGAAGTGGAGGGAGAAGACCTCTATTTACCAACTGCCCCGAACAAGCTTGTCAGGGGTATTCGGGTGGATAGTGGAATTCCCTTGCAATCGGCCGCAAAAGTCCCAATAATGATTACATTTAATGTCGTAGATCGTGATGGCGACTACAGCAATATAAAGCCTCAAGCTTGCATTTTCAAG GTTGGAGATGATTGTCGACAGGATGTTCTTGCTCTTCAAGTGATAGCACTTCTTAGAGACATATTTGAAGCAGTTGGACTTAATCTCTATCTGTTCCCTTATGGTGTTCTCCCAACTGGCCCAGAGAGAGGCATAATTGAG GTTGTGCCTAATACACGGAGCCGAAGTCAGATGGGTGAAACAACAGATGGTggtttgtttgagatttttcaACAGGACTACGGGCCTGTAGGCTCTCCTAGTTTTGAAGCTGCGCGCCAGAACTTCATCATTAGCAGTGCTGGTTATGCAGTTGCCAGTCTTTTACTTCAACCTAAGGATAGGCACAACGGGAATCTTCTTTTTGACAA TGAAGGGAGGCTTGTTCATATTGATTTTGGATTCATCCTAGAAACTTCACCGGGGGGAAATATGCGCTTTGAAAGCGCACATTTTAAGCTGAGCCATGAGATGACACAATTACTTGACCCATCCGGGGTCATGAAGAGTGAAACCTGGAACCAATTTGTGAG TTTATGCGTGAAGGGGTACCTTGCTGCCCGTCGGTATATGGATGGGATTATCAACACGGTTTTGTTAATGCTAGATAGTGGATTACCTTGCTTCAGCAGGGGTGATCCCATTGGAAACCTTCGAAGGAGATTTCATCCTGAGATGAGTGAGCGAGAAGCGGCCATTTTCATGATGCGTGTGTGCACTGATGCTTACAACAAGTGGACAACTGCTGGCTATGACTTGATTCAATATCTGCAGCAGGGCATTGAGAAGTAA